From a single Solenopsis invicta isolate M01_SB chromosome 6, UNIL_Sinv_3.0, whole genome shotgun sequence genomic region:
- the LOC105205230 gene encoding chaoptin, producing MTFDVIRFTNILFFLLWSCGKIRCYNVPCTFNTMCMCWVQDDDDDFTKMDISCMGVPFARFPDVSVSYVAQLDIAGSGIQVLDNDALASSAGVEALGLVSNRLSSIGDKSLLGVTDSLRSLDLSYNSLEDVPFKVFRDLRKLNWLNMHSNHLTSLDGDWGRTKETLTNAFFGDNSITEVPRIFSSFATLVWLNLDSNNIEELFKDCLPPNMHTLSINNNLLKEFPQALGTLKELTWLYMRGNDLRYLELPDFRSSNLELIDVSENSIEWIKTPILSNHTVKVRDFNLAGNKLISLPGRMFDRLDTRRIHLSSNSIRNVDKDAFRGLEDILEYLNLENNDLLTVPTAVSQLRMLSYLYLANNEIRNISGEAFQEFAEHLKALSLATNSLDAVPVAALSRCQRLLHLNLGYNKISHVEPGDFEWAEDLEILLLRNNILTKLKAETFKGAGKLKELSLSFNHLTELDDDCFVGLEESLDILELSFAFATDVFPQRALRPLSNLRWLVLDNNNFQTIEATAFYSFQQLRYVNMESNRLHYLPERIFLSSVHPELRDVKLGYNFLEAIPESSFHNLTELLSLDLTGNRIKVLASDSIVDCPKLVTISLAYNRIHKMERNALYGLSSLRFLHLEFNKLTMLDLGAISEIGGSDFALNVSYNAIASVDSGSTMNNLTRLDLGYNNISHLSADTFYGTPDLKNLYLQNNYLSTIDPGTFAFPHLETLDLSNNKIDTLRKQSFHGLESLQLLNLGRNEITQLSTEQFRNLKSLRILNLSYNKIRSLPKDVFEGTRLEILDLSHNKFTVVPSSSFLEVGYTLRDLNMAENFLDHLDSTAFPTSQLVSLNLAQNRLTILPDNSFVSLGKLLSLNVSQNILQANFKELFHYLPDLRHLYLANCGLRSVPLLPLTNLNILDLSFNNVDETTDKQFQYLEGLKILLLVNNSLTMMPGVRLNLLRELDVSGNPIEELTKESFLGYPRLEKLNLRNLNRTRSVDKDCLQSLKYLKHLRIQTWPQADGFHLRQLLSGLPLRTVEIQVTEHLLKHQIQNVFTKQLRELTITGSDLEWISSEAFSSIEGGELILRIKDTHVQRLQSDIFLSLTKRLSQLTLDLRNNHINELSPSIIYGNLSWETVGTNMVAGGLQVSGNPLECDCEIAWLSLWLRRWLRESRQIHTASQSDARQLRTIAGRAVCTETTPSYSSDKVLLTLGTPHTACQASALSSGNYERLATAWLAFVKFFILVFIAN from the exons ATGACATTTGACGTGATTCGATTCACGAATATATTATTCTTCCTCCTTTGGAGCTGTGGTAAAATAAGATGTTACAATGTTCCTTGCACGTTCAATACTATGTGCATGTGTTGGGTTCAGGATGACGATGATGATTTTACGAAGATGGATATCAGTTGTATGGGAGTTCCATTCGCACGATTTCCTG ATGTATCCGTGAGTTATGTGGCGCAGCTAGATATTGCTGGATCCGGAATACAAGTGCTGGACAATGATGCGCTTGCAAGTTCCGCAGGTGTCGAAGCCCTAGGATTGGTGAGCAACCGATTATCCAGCATAGGTGACAAGTCTCTGCT AGGTGTTACGGACAGTCTACGTTCACTGGATTTGAGCTACAACTCTCTTGAGGATGTGCCTTTCAAGGTTTTTCGCGATCTAAGGAAATTAAATTGGCTCAATATGCACAG taatcATTTGACATCGTTGGATGGCGACTGGGGCCGTACCAAAGAAACTCTAACAAACGCATTCTTCGGTGATAACTCGATCACTGAAGTGCCTAGGATCTTTTCGAGTTTCGCCACTCTAGTATGGCTGAATCTAGACAGCAACAACATTGAGGAACTCTTTAAAGATTGCTTGCCACCAAACATGCACACTTTAAGCATCAATAATAACCTGTTGAAAGAATTTCCACAAGCTTTGGGAACTCTGAAAGAACTAACTTGGCTATATATGAGAGGAAACGATCTCAGGTATCTTGAACTGCCAGACTTTCGCAGTTCCAATTTGGAGCTCATTGATGTCAGCGAGAATTCTATAGAATGGATAAAGACACCCATTCTAAGCAATCACACTGTTAAGGTCAGAGACTTTAATCTAGCCGGAAACAAACTGATCTCGTTGCCAGGTAGAATGTTCGATCGTCTCGATACCAGACGAATTCACCTGTCATCGAACAGTATCAGAAACGTTGACAAGGATGCATTTCGCGGTTTGGAAGATATTCTCGAATATTTGAATCTGGAGAATAACGACTTGCTAACGGTACCAACTGCTGTCAGCCAGTTGAGGATGCTGTCGTATCTCTATCTGGCTAACAATGAGATTAGAAATATTTCCGGTGAGGCTTTTCAAGAATTTGCGGAACATCTAAAGGCCCTCTCTCTTGCAACCAACAGTCTCGATGCAGTACCTGTGGCGGCTTTATCcag ATGCCAGAGGCTATTGCACCTGAATCTCGGTTACAACAAGATCTCCCACGTCGAGCCAGGCGATTTCGAGTGGGCCGAGGACCTTGAGATCTTATTGCTCAGAAACAATATCCTGACGAAACTGAAAGCTGAAACTTTCAAAGGAGCCG GTAAACTAAAGGAGCTTAGCCTGTCCTTCAATCATTTGACGGAACTCGACGACGACTGCTTCGTTGGTCTCGAGGAGAGCCTAGACATTCTCGAGTTGAGTTTTGCCTTCGCTACAGATGTCTTTCCTCAGCGTGCACTTAGGCCACTCTCGAATCTGCGATGGCTGGTTTTAGATAACAACAACTTCCAGACAATCGAGGCGACAGCCTTTTACTCTTTTCAACAACTGCGTTACGTTAACATGGAATCGAACAGACTGCATTACTTGCCCGAAAGGATATTTCTTTCAAGCGTGCACCCGGAGCTAAGGGACGTCAAACTCGGATACAACTTCCTGGAAGCAATACCGGAATCAAGTTTCCACAATTTGACCGAGCTGCTGTCTCTCGACCTAACCGGCAATCGAATAAAAGTCTTGGCGTCCGACTCCATCGTGGATTGCCCGAAGCTGGTGACCATATCGCTGGCTTACAATCGGATACATAAGATGGAGAGAAACGCGTTATACGGTTTGTCCAGCCTGCGTTTCCTCCACTTGGAGTTCAATAAGCTGACCATGTTGGACTTGGGCGCTATCTCGGAGATCGGTGGCTCTGACTTTGCACTAAACGTTTCCTACAATGCGATCGCGAGTGTCGATTCGGGATCTACGATGAATAATCTCACCAGATTGGATCTTGGATACAATAATATCAGCCACTTATCGGCGGACACGTTTTATGGAACGCccgatttgaaaaatttatatttgcagaACAACTATCTCTCCACAATTGATCCTG gGACATTTGCATTCCCACATTTGGAAACTTTGGATCTAAGCAACAACAAGATAGACACGTTGCGCAAACAATCCTTTCACGGTTTGGAGTCCCTTCAGTTGCTGAACCTCGGCAGAAACGAAATAACGCAATTGTCGACGGAGCAGTTCAGGAATCTAAAAAGCTTGAGGATCCTGAATCTCTCTTACAATAAGATTCGTTCGTTGCCAAAAGATGTTTTCGAGGGCACCAGATTAGAAATTCTTGATCTGAGTCACAATAAATTCACCGTTGTGCCCTCGTCGTCATTCTTGGAAGTCGGCTATACTCTGAGGGATCTCAACATGGCGGAGAATTTCCTGGATCACCTTGACTCGACTGCTTTTCCGACTTCTCAGCTGGTATCTCTGAATCTGGCGCAAAATCGTCTGACTATTCTGCCAGATAATTCGTTCGTTTCTTTGGGGAAATTACTGAGCCTGAACGTGTCTCAGAACATTCTCCAGGCAAACTTTAAAGAGCTGTTCCATTACTTACCAGATCTCAGACATCTTTACTTAGCTAATTGCGGTCTTAGGAGCGTACCACTACTGCCATTAACGAATTTAAATATCTTGGATTTATCTTTTAACAATGTTGACGAGACTACTGACAAGCAGTTTCAGTACCTGGAAGGTTTAAAGATTCTTTTACTGGTAAATAACTCGTTGACAATGATGCCCGGTGTCAGATTGAACCTTCTAAGGGAGCTGGATGTTTCTGGCAATCCTATCGAG GAACTGACAAAAGAGAGCTTCTTAGGTTATCCGAGATTAGAGAAATTAAACTTAAGAAACTTAAATCGAACCAGGTCAGTGGACAAGGATTGTCTGCAATCTTTGAAATACTTAAAACACCTGCGAATTCAAACGTGGCCGCAGGCTGATGGGTTTCATCTACGTCAGTTACTGTCCGGCTTACCGCTTCGAACAGTCGAGATTCAAGTGACGGAGCACCTGCTGAAGCATCAGATACAAAACGTCTTCACAAAACAATTGAGAGAATTGACGATCACCGGAAGCGATCTCGAGTGGATCTCGTCCGAGGCATTTTCTAGTATCGAAGGCGGAGAATTGATATTGAGAATCAAAGATACGCACGTTCAACGACTACAGTcggatatttttttatcgttgaCAAAGAGATTGTCACAGCTTACCTTGGACCTAAGAAACAATCATATCAACGAATTAAGTCCGTCGATAATTTACGGAAATCTTTCCTGGGAAACTGTGGGGACCAACATGGTGGCTG GTGGACTACAAGTATCGGGCAATCCGCTCGAATGCGACTGCGAGATTGCATGGCTGAGTCTGTGGCTGCGCAGGTGGCTCAGAGAGTCCCGACAGATTCATACGGCGTCGCAATCGGATGCTAGACAACTCAGGACCATAGCCGGCCGAGCTGTATGTACGGAAACAACTCCGTCTTACTCTTCTGACAAAGTCCTGCTAACTCTGGGTACGCCGCACACCGCTTGCCAAGCGTCGGCCCTCAGCTCGGGAAATTACGAGCGGCTGGCGACTGCCTGGTTGGCCTTCGTTAAGTTCTTCATCCTCGTATTCATCGCCAATTAA